One part of the Microlunatus elymi genome encodes these proteins:
- the argF gene encoding ornithine carbamoyltransferase — protein sequence MSKIRSFLADDDLSPAEQAEVLALAAKLKADPYGHKPLAGPVSVAAIYDKPTLRTQSSFGAGIAELGGFPLQVDGKLAGIGVRESVPDVARVIGRQAGMIVWRTFEQSKIEELAAFAGVPVVNALTDEYHPCQLLADLLTVQEHKGRLAGLTAAFVGDAACNMGNSWALAGVTAGMKIKFGAPHGYTPDRAVLDRAAKIGETTGGSVDVDHDPVQAVADADVVITDTWVSMGKEDEAAARTAIFAPYSVTAELMATAKPDAILLHCLPAYRGKEVAAEVLDGPQSVIWDEAENRRHAQKAILTWLYQQPR from the coding sequence ATGAGCAAGATCAGAAGTTTCCTCGCCGACGACGACCTGAGCCCTGCCGAACAGGCCGAGGTTCTTGCCCTGGCAGCGAAGTTGAAGGCCGACCCGTACGGGCACAAGCCGCTGGCCGGCCCGGTCAGTGTGGCCGCGATCTACGACAAGCCCACACTGCGTACCCAATCCTCGTTCGGCGCCGGCATCGCCGAACTCGGCGGATTCCCCTTGCAGGTGGACGGAAAACTGGCCGGCATCGGCGTACGGGAGTCGGTGCCGGATGTCGCCCGAGTGATCGGACGGCAGGCCGGCATGATCGTCTGGCGTACCTTCGAGCAGTCCAAGATCGAGGAGCTGGCCGCCTTCGCCGGTGTGCCGGTGGTCAACGCGTTGACCGACGAGTATCACCCGTGCCAGCTGCTTGCCGACCTGCTGACCGTGCAGGAGCACAAGGGCAGACTCGCGGGCCTGACCGCAGCCTTCGTCGGAGACGCGGCCTGCAACATGGGCAACTCGTGGGCGCTGGCCGGCGTCACCGCCGGCATGAAGATCAAGTTCGGCGCACCGCACGGCTACACACCGGACCGGGCAGTTCTGGACCGCGCCGCCAAGATCGGCGAGACCACCGGCGGGTCGGTGGATGTTGATCATGATCCGGTTCAGGCGGTTGCCGATGCCGACGTGGTGATCACCGACACCTGGGTGTCGATGGGCAAGGAGGACGAGGCCGCCGCCCGAACGGCGATCTTCGCGCCGTACTCGGTCACCGCCGAGCTGATGGCCACGGCGAAGCCGGATGCGATCCTGCTGCACTGCCTGCCCGCCTACCGGGGCAAGGAGGTCGCCGCCGAGGTGCTCGACGGACCGCAGTCGGTGATCTGGGACGAGGCCGAGAATCGACGACATGCACAGAAGGCGATCCTGACATGGCTGTACCAGCAGCCCCGATGA
- the argC gene encoding N-acetyl-gamma-glutamyl-phosphate reductase encodes MTTYRAAVAGATGYAGGELLRLLLGHPQIEIGAVTAAKSAGSRLGEHHPHLVPLADRRVEPTDAEHLAGHDIVFLALPHGASGEIAEQLGDEVLVVDCAADHRLVDGNKWQQYYGSTYHGSWPYGLPELPGQREKLTGTKRIAVPGCNPTASTLALLPAVAAGLITVDDIVVVLATGPSGAGKKLAVTYLAAEIMGSATPYQVGGIHRHTPEMEQNLIACGAADPKVSFTPMLVPMARGILATCTAKLADPTITADDVYAVYQRAYADEQFVHLLPQGSWPQTQATVGANTAHVQATVDPHTGRLVAIAAIDNLAKGTAGGAIQCTNIALGLDEATGLTTIGVAP; translated from the coding sequence GTGACCACATACAGAGCGGCGGTGGCCGGAGCCACCGGGTACGCCGGGGGTGAACTGCTGCGGCTGCTCCTCGGCCACCCGCAGATCGAGATCGGGGCGGTGACGGCGGCGAAGAGTGCCGGCAGCCGCCTGGGTGAACATCACCCACACCTGGTCCCGCTCGCCGACCGACGCGTCGAGCCGACCGACGCCGAGCACCTGGCCGGTCACGACATCGTCTTCCTCGCGCTGCCGCACGGCGCCTCCGGCGAGATCGCCGAGCAGCTGGGCGACGAGGTGCTGGTCGTCGACTGCGCCGCCGATCACCGGCTCGTCGACGGGAACAAGTGGCAGCAGTACTACGGCTCGACCTACCACGGCAGCTGGCCGTACGGCTTGCCCGAGCTGCCCGGCCAGCGGGAGAAGCTGACCGGCACCAAGCGGATCGCCGTCCCCGGTTGCAATCCGACGGCCTCCACGCTGGCCCTGTTGCCGGCGGTCGCGGCCGGTCTGATCACCGTCGACGACATCGTGGTGGTGCTCGCCACCGGACCCTCGGGCGCGGGCAAGAAGCTGGCCGTCACCTACCTTGCGGCAGAGATCATGGGCTCGGCCACCCCGTACCAAGTGGGCGGGATCCACCGGCACACCCCGGAGATGGAGCAGAACCTGATCGCCTGCGGAGCGGCCGATCCCAAGGTGAGCTTCACGCCGATGCTGGTGCCGATGGCCCGTGGCATCCTCGCCACCTGCACGGCCAAGCTGGCGGATCCGACGATCACCGCCGACGACGTGTACGCCGTCTACCAGCGGGCGTACGCCGACGAGCAGTTCGTGCACCTGCTGCCGCAGGGCAGCTGGCCGCAGACCCAGGCCACCGTCGGCGCCAACACCGCCCACGTGCAGGCGACTGTGGACCCGCACACCGGCCGACTGGTCGCGATCGCCGCGATCGACAATCTGGCCAAGGGCACCGCCGGCGGGGCCATTCAATGTACGAACATCGCCCTCGGCCTGGACGAGGCCACCGGGCTGACCACGATCGGAGTGGCACCGTGA
- the argJ gene encoding bifunctional glutamate N-acetyltransferase/amino-acid acetyltransferase ArgJ, with protein MSVTKALGFTAAGIAAGIKENGNPDLGLVRNLGPDHTAAAVFTSNRVKAAPVLWSEQVIKDHKLQAVILNSGGANACTGPDGFADTHQTAETVAAGLEIGAIDVAVCSTGLIGTRLPMNKITEAVPTLIQQATPEGGADAARAIMTTDTHPKQAVAHGDGWVIGGMAKGAGMLAPGLATMLVVITTDAVIGADDLDSALRTATGATFDRLDSDGCMSTNDTVIAMASGASGVDVSWQPFTAALTTVCHELAQQLLGDAEGASHQISINVRGAASEQDAITVGRTIARNNLFKCAVFGQDPNWGRVLAAIGTTDAIFEPDHLDVSFNKIKVCIGGSIGEPRELVDLSGRAVEVEVDLHAGEHETTIWTNDLTYDYVKENAEYSS; from the coding sequence GTGAGCGTCACCAAAGCCTTGGGTTTCACCGCCGCCGGGATCGCCGCCGGTATCAAGGAGAACGGCAATCCCGATCTTGGGTTGGTCCGCAATCTCGGACCCGATCACACCGCCGCCGCGGTCTTCACTTCCAACCGGGTGAAGGCCGCGCCGGTGCTGTGGTCGGAGCAGGTGATCAAGGACCACAAACTGCAGGCCGTGATCTTGAACTCCGGCGGTGCCAATGCGTGTACGGGGCCGGACGGCTTCGCCGACACTCATCAGACCGCCGAGACGGTAGCCGCCGGGCTGGAGATCGGCGCCATCGACGTGGCGGTCTGCTCCACCGGACTGATCGGCACCCGACTGCCGATGAACAAGATCACCGAGGCCGTGCCGACGCTGATTCAGCAGGCAACACCGGAGGGCGGCGCCGACGCGGCCCGGGCGATCATGACCACCGACACCCATCCCAAACAGGCCGTGGCGCACGGCGACGGCTGGGTGATCGGCGGGATGGCCAAGGGGGCCGGCATGCTGGCGCCGGGTCTGGCCACGATGCTGGTCGTGATCACCACCGACGCGGTGATCGGCGCCGATGATCTTGACTCCGCACTGCGCACCGCGACCGGAGCCACCTTCGACCGGCTGGACAGTGACGGCTGCATGTCCACCAACGACACGGTGATCGCGATGGCCAGCGGCGCCTCCGGCGTCGACGTGTCCTGGCAGCCGTTCACCGCTGCGCTGACCACGGTCTGCCATGAACTGGCGCAGCAACTGCTCGGTGACGCCGAAGGCGCCTCGCATCAGATCTCGATCAACGTCCGCGGCGCCGCCAGCGAGCAGGACGCGATCACCGTCGGCCGGACGATCGCCCGCAACAACCTCTTCAAGTGCGCGGTCTTCGGCCAGGATCCCAACTGGGGAAGGGTTCTGGCGGCCATCGGCACCACCGACGCGATCTTCGAACCCGATCACCTGGACGTGTCGTTCAACAAGATCAAGGTGTGCATCGGCGGCTCGATCGGTGAGCCTCGCGAACTGGTCGACCTCAGCGGCCGGGCGGTCGAGGTCGAGGTCGACCTGCATGCCGGCGAGCACGAGACCACGATCTGGACCAACGACCTGACGTACGACTACGTCAAGGAGAACGCGGAGTACAGCTCATGA
- a CDS encoding acetylornithine transaminase, producing the protein MTGTDLPGELSAVSDQLAAAGGRSSAAVLKSYDDHLMRTFGPPKRVFVRGEGCYVWDADGRRHLDLLSGLAVNALGHAHPTVLSAITGQIATLGHVSNFFATPSQVALAERLDRMVTGGDAGARVFFANSGTEVNEAAFKITRLTGRTKIISTEGAFHGRSLGSLALTASEKYRKPFEPLPGDVEFIPYGDVAALEAAVDDRTAAVVLEPIQGENGVVEPPDGYLAAAREITSAAGALLWIDEIQTGMGRTGYWLESQRSGVVGDIVTVAKGLGNGFPIGACIATGPAADLLGPGSHGSTFGGNPVACIAGLAVISVIERDNLLTNVTEQGARLADAITAVDHPLIDHVRGRGLLRGVVLRKDRAQQITDAALDAGFIINAPRPNVLRIAPPLIITADQIDSFVQALPGFLDQGARA; encoded by the coding sequence ATGACCGGCACCGACCTGCCCGGCGAGCTGTCCGCCGTCAGTGATCAACTTGCTGCTGCCGGTGGCCGGAGTTCGGCCGCCGTGCTGAAGAGCTATGACGACCATCTGATGCGCACGTTCGGCCCGCCCAAACGGGTCTTCGTCCGCGGCGAGGGCTGTTACGTCTGGGATGCGGACGGCCGCCGGCACCTGGACCTGCTCTCCGGCCTGGCGGTCAACGCCCTCGGCCACGCGCACCCGACGGTGCTCTCCGCGATCACCGGCCAGATCGCCACCCTGGGCCACGTGTCGAACTTCTTCGCCACCCCGTCCCAGGTCGCCCTGGCCGAGCGGCTGGACCGGATGGTGACCGGCGGCGACGCCGGGGCCCGGGTGTTCTTCGCCAACTCCGGCACCGAGGTCAACGAGGCCGCGTTCAAGATCACCCGGCTGACCGGCAGGACCAAGATCATCTCGACCGAGGGCGCCTTCCACGGCCGGTCGCTCGGCTCGTTGGCGCTGACCGCGAGCGAGAAGTATCGCAAGCCGTTCGAACCGCTGCCCGGTGACGTCGAGTTCATCCCGTACGGCGATGTCGCGGCACTCGAGGCTGCCGTCGATGACCGGACCGCCGCCGTCGTGCTGGAACCGATCCAGGGTGAGAACGGTGTGGTCGAACCGCCGGACGGTTACCTCGCGGCCGCGCGCGAGATCACGTCGGCAGCCGGCGCCCTGCTCTGGATCGACGAGATCCAGACCGGCATGGGCCGGACCGGCTACTGGCTGGAGTCACAGAGATCCGGCGTGGTCGGTGACATCGTCACCGTGGCCAAGGGGCTCGGCAACGGTTTCCCGATCGGCGCCTGCATCGCCACCGGGCCGGCTGCCGACCTGCTCGGGCCTGGATCCCACGGCAGCACGTTCGGCGGCAACCCCGTTGCCTGCATCGCCGGTCTGGCGGTGATCTCGGTGATCGAACGCGACAACCTGCTGACCAACGTGACCGAGCAGGGCGCTCGGCTGGCCGACGCGATCACCGCTGTTGATCATCCGCTGATCGATCATGTCCGCGGCCGTGGCCTGCTGCGCGGGGTGGTGCTGAGGAAGGACCGCGCCCAGCAGATCACCGACGCCGCCCTGGATGCCGGCTTCATCATCAACGCGCCGCGGCCGAACGTGTTGCGGATCGCACCGCCGTTGATCATCACCGCCGATCAGATCGACAGCTTCGTCCAGGCGCTACCCGGGTTTCTCGATCAAGGAGCACGTGCATGA
- the argB gene encoding acetylglutamate kinase: MTIIRKAEKFSLVEKASILTEALPWLETYSGKTVVIKYGGNAMIDEDLKRAFAQDIVFMKRCGVHPVVVHGGGPQISTMLNRLNIESEFKAGLRVTSPEAMEIVRMVLVGQVGRDLVGLINEQSALAVGMSGEDGGLFTAVKKLAVIDGEEVDLGLVGEVAKVRTEAINGLISAGHIPVVASIAPDSNGVVHNVNADTAAAALAIALQAERMVMLTDVEGLYADWPNSTDVIKELPASQLRELLPTLESGMAPKMAACLKAVEGGLTRATVIDGRVSHALLLEIFTNAGIGTMVTQDGLIRLGSRVFPAAEGIPPEELANGEFSFTDPAEPIAATVDDSEDNS; encoded by the coding sequence ATGACGATCATCAGGAAGGCGGAGAAGTTCTCCCTGGTGGAGAAGGCGTCCATCCTGACCGAGGCGCTGCCGTGGCTGGAAACGTACTCGGGCAAGACGGTCGTGATCAAGTACGGCGGCAACGCCATGATCGACGAGGATCTGAAACGCGCGTTCGCCCAGGACATCGTGTTCATGAAGCGCTGCGGCGTCCATCCGGTGGTGGTACACGGTGGCGGCCCGCAGATCTCCACCATGCTGAACAGGTTGAACATCGAGTCCGAGTTCAAGGCCGGCCTGCGGGTCACCAGCCCGGAGGCGATGGAGATCGTCCGGATGGTGCTGGTCGGCCAGGTCGGGCGCGATCTGGTCGGACTGATCAACGAGCAGAGCGCGCTCGCGGTCGGCATGTCCGGCGAGGACGGCGGCCTGTTCACCGCGGTGAAGAAGCTCGCGGTGATCGACGGCGAAGAAGTTGATCTTGGGCTGGTCGGCGAGGTGGCGAAGGTGCGGACCGAGGCCATCAACGGTTTGATCTCGGCCGGGCACATCCCGGTGGTGGCCAGCATCGCGCCGGACAGCAACGGTGTGGTGCACAACGTGAACGCCGACACCGCCGCCGCCGCGCTGGCCATCGCACTGCAGGCCGAACGGATGGTGATGCTCACCGACGTCGAGGGCCTGTACGCCGATTGGCCGAACAGCACCGACGTGATCAAGGAACTGCCGGCATCCCAGCTGCGGGAGCTGCTGCCCACGCTGGAGTCCGGGATGGCGCCGAAGATGGCCGCCTGTCTGAAAGCCGTCGAGGGCGGACTGACCCGGGCCACCGTGATCGACGGCCGGGTCTCGCACGCCCTACTGTTGGAGATCTTCACCAACGCCGGCATCGGCACCATGGTCACCCAGGACGGTCTGATCCGGTTGGGCAGCCGCGTTTTCCCAGCTGCGGAAGGGATTCCGCCGGAGGAGCTGGCCAACGGCGAGTTCAGCTTCACCGATCCGGCGGAGCCGATCGCTGCGACTGTCGACGACTCGGAGGACAACTCATGA
- a CDS encoding MFS transporter — protein sequence MSTPGRAAGTVDTSSPQLKSAISKTARHLMPMLVILYFVAFLDRTNVGFAEEALQVDRGVSDGAFALGAGIFFIGYAIFEIPSNLMLKKFGARFWLARISITWGIVASLFAFTHNDTMFIILRFLLGVTEAGLFPGVIMYLSEWFPNKVRVQMLAIFYLAQPFSQMIGAPLSGGLISFGEKVTPWEGWQVMFMGEGILAVAAGIVAVFVLINGPAEAKFLTDPERTALTDSMAREDHARTSDGPSGILKALTSWKVWYFTIIYFCLQIAVYGTTFYLPQQVSSLIGQDIGWQVGLVSGIPWLVGLIACYLVGRSANTVFRRRTWGTGFYLATGLFIFGSAWAGANGQPLLGIVCIVFAVASFLSVGPITWAYPTAFLTGAAAAAGIGLINSLGNLGGFVAPLMRTAINKSVPTDSGAWGVVSLGVFAFLAAALLFGTKFFRQSKSDQMLAEEVSGV from the coding sequence ATGTCCACGCCAGGACGAGCTGCCGGCACAGTCGACACCAGCAGTCCGCAGCTGAAATCAGCGATCAGCAAGACCGCGCGGCACCTGATGCCGATGTTGGTGATCTTGTACTTCGTCGCCTTCCTGGATCGTACGAACGTCGGCTTCGCAGAGGAGGCGTTGCAGGTCGACCGTGGTGTCTCCGACGGCGCGTTCGCGCTCGGTGCCGGCATCTTCTTCATCGGGTACGCGATCTTCGAGATTCCCAGCAACCTGATGCTGAAGAAGTTCGGTGCCCGGTTCTGGCTGGCCCGGATCTCCATCACCTGGGGGATCGTGGCGTCGCTGTTCGCGTTCACCCATAACGACACCATGTTCATCATCCTGCGGTTCCTGCTCGGTGTTACCGAGGCCGGCCTGTTTCCCGGCGTGATCATGTACCTGTCCGAGTGGTTCCCGAACAAGGTCCGGGTGCAGATGCTGGCGATCTTCTATCTGGCCCAGCCGTTCTCGCAGATGATCGGCGCACCGCTCAGCGGCGGCCTGATCAGCTTCGGCGAGAAGGTCACCCCCTGGGAGGGGTGGCAGGTGATGTTCATGGGCGAAGGAATTCTGGCGGTCGCGGCCGGCATCGTCGCCGTCTTCGTGTTGATCAACGGCCCCGCCGAGGCCAAGTTCCTGACCGATCCGGAACGAACGGCGCTGACCGACTCGATGGCTCGAGAGGATCACGCGAGGACCTCCGACGGGCCGTCAGGCATCTTGAAGGCATTGACCAGCTGGAAGGTCTGGTACTTCACGATCATCTACTTCTGCCTGCAGATCGCGGTCTACGGCACCACCTTCTATCTGCCGCAGCAGGTGTCGTCGTTGATCGGCCAGGACATCGGCTGGCAGGTCGGCCTGGTCTCCGGCATTCCGTGGCTGGTCGGTCTGATTGCCTGCTACCTGGTCGGTCGCAGTGCCAACACGGTCTTCCGCCGCCGGACCTGGGGTACCGGCTTCTACCTCGCCACCGGACTCTTCATCTTCGGCTCGGCCTGGGCCGGCGCGAACGGTCAGCCGCTGCTCGGCATCGTCTGCATCGTCTTCGCAGTTGCCAGCTTCCTCTCGGTCGGCCCGATCACCTGGGCCTACCCGACCGCGTTCCTCACCGGCGCCGCCGCCGCGGCCGGCATCGGCCTGATCAACTCGCTCGGCAACCTCGGCGGCTTCGTCGCCCCGCTGATGCGCACCGCGATCAACAAATCCGTACCGACCGACAGCGGCGCCTGGGGCGTCGTCTCCCTCGGCGTCTTCGCCTTCCTCGCCGCCGCCCTTCTCTTCGGCACCAAGTTCTTCCGCCAGAGCAAGAGCGACCAGATGTTGGCGGAGGAGGTCTCGGGAGTCTGA